The window AGTTAATAAATTAGTCATACCGTCGTTGTTTTTAAGAGTTTATATAATTTAAAATAATCTGATTATGGATAGTGAGTTGCCACTGAACCGGCAGCGGGTATCGAACCCGGACAATTCATTTCTACCGGTTTATAAATTCGGGACTACTCATGTCGGTTTCTACAAACCGGCCTCTCGGCTGCCAAGGCGCGTTCGGTTTATTGATACGATCTCACCTTCGCCAAATTTCCTGTTGTTAGCAGGATAATAATTCGTCCCCCAATGTCAAAGAGCCGATCCGCCTTGGCGGATTTACCTTGCTGCCATATGCAGCCAGGTTACCCGGTTACCGGCAGCCACGATGGCTCCCGGTTGTACCCTGTAAATTTTTTGAATGGAAAGCTTCAGCAGGGCTTCGGTGTGGCAGCGGGCTGTAATGGCGCGACCGCTGGTGTGGTAAGCCTGTGATGTGGAAATGGCATCCTGCAATTGGCAGTGCGGTGGGCACGCTTTTTCAGCGCCTTCGGCGGCAGTCAATCGGTGTAGGGAAGTCATTTGGTTCAATTCCATTCGTTGCGGGTTTTCGCGTTTTAGTGATTGCCCGGAACAAAGGTTGGGAGAATCGAAAAGGGGTTTTCACAACCATTTAGGGCGGTGTGACAAATAAATGCCAGGAAATGGGAATAATTTTTGGCAGGAGGTTACCGGCTGAAAATAAGATAAGTTTGAGGGTATAAGCAAAAGGTTTTGCCGCATAGCAAGAATGGCAGGAAACGGGTACATTCCTGCCTGTTATTGTGAAATCGCTGTTTAGTGCATGCGCAGCAACGGCCTCCGGGCTATTATCAAGTAGCGGTTTAGGAACTTTGTACAGCCAGGGAGTTTTTGGGATTTAACCTGAAAAGCATTCCATAATAAAATTTCATCCAAGCATTTTTGATAATTTTAACGTTTAATTGAACAGGAATGCTTAAACCAGGTAATTTACTCGACCTCAGCGGTTTTGAATTTATTTAACAATTCGCTTTCTATTCCCCAAACGAAAAGGATCATCCAGTTGAAGGGGATATTCTACCCGGGAAAGGCATGCCCTATAGCGGCCTTTTCCAGGGTACGCTGAAAGATGAATCTTCGGATGCACAAATAAAAGCTGCCACTACCTTCAAGGATTTGAAAGCTGACACTACCTTAGCTTATGATTAGGGCAACCATTATAATTGGCCCAAAAGGCTGGTAGACCCTACTTGCGGATGATCGCAGGATTTGTGATTGCAATTTCCCCATTAATTTTAGCCATTTCAATAATTCCAATATTTACTCTAAATTCACCCGGAAAACCTTAACCCGTACAATGAAGAAAGATAAATTTCATGGCATTAAACCACTGACCGTCATTCTTCTTTGTATCTCGATATTTGGCATCTGGCACCTCTGGAAAACATGGGTCCGGAACAAAAAAGCCAAAGATAAACTGCAAACCTTATTACCGGAAATCGCAGGTGCACTCAGCGATTTCGACCTGCTGACAAATTTTGAAAACTATTTTTCAAATTTCCGGGAGCAGCAATTTTTGCAAATAAAATCAGCGCTTGCTAAATCTATTCCGAGGTTTTACAACGAAGTCGGTTTAAGCACAACGGAAACCGAACTTATTACCAGATTTCTAACTTGCTATAAGAACCTCGCTAAAGAAAGAGCCGATTATAACGATCTTTTTGTCAAATGCGAATCAAAAAAGTACGCCTATCTTTTTGACTCATTGGAAACCTACCCGCTGTCTACTGACCAGGTCGAAGCGATTGTGCGGGATGAAGATAACAATTTGGTCATAGCCGGCGCGGGCACGGGAAAAACAACGACCATCAGCGCCAAAGTGGCCTACCTGCTTGAAAAGAAACTGGCAAAGCCCCAGGACCTGTTAATCATTTCATTCACCAAAAATGCAGTGAATGAGATGTACGACAGGTGCATGAAATTTTGCAGGGATATTCCGGATGCAGATCAGCTCGACATCAGAACATTCAACAGCTTCGGCTATTTTGTAACCCGCTTTTGCTCATCCAAAGAAGTGCTGCTGGCCTTTGACGGCAAAGACGACGAAGCCAAATCATTCTTGCAAGAGCGGTTCAGTTATTTATTTAAAAACGACCCGGACTTTCAAAAAAAGGCGGTGAATTTTATCGCCTTTTTCAACCGTCCTGAACGCGACGAGTTCAGCTACGAAAGCAAAGATGAATACCTTAAGTATGAAAAGAGCCATAAAAACGTCACCTTAGACGGAAAGCAAGTGAACAGTAAAGAAGAAGTACAAATCGGCAACTTCCTGTGTCTTTTTAAAATTAAATACGAATATCAAAAGCACTACCCCTTACAGCTGGAAGACCGCAATGCAAACTTCGCCGCCTATCGTCCTGACTTTTATTTTCCGGAATACGAAATATGGCATGAGCACTATGGCATTGACCGGGACGGAAATGTCCCCTCCTGGTTCGCCGTAAAACATCCATTTAAAACTGGCAGGGAAACGTATCATTCGGGAATCCTTTGGAAGGAGGCGATCCATGAAAAATATAGGACAAAACTCATCAAAACCTACTCCTATGAAAATAAGGAAAATACATTATTAACAAACTTAAAAAAGAGATTAGAAGGACTCGGTGTAGAACTAAAAAAGCGCACAAATGAAGAACTTTATGAATTGATCCAACAGTCTCCTGATTACGGAGATTTTATAAATTTAATACACACCTTCCTCGGACTCCTGAAATCAAATGGCAAACAACCCGGGGACATCCAAATTCCAAAAGAAGATAAACGCCTTAAAACTTTCATAGATGTTTTTACCCCTTTGTTTGATGAATATGAACGGAAGCTGACCCACGAGCATTCGGTAGATTTTAATGATATGATTAACCTGGCCACCAGCCATATTGCTGCCGGGGATTATCCGAGGACCTATAAATACATACTTGTAGATGAGTTTCAGGACATGTCGCTAGGGCGGTATGAACTTCTGAAAAGTTTGCGTAAACGGCACCCCGAGGGTAAATTATATGCCGTTGGTGATGACTGGCAATCTATCTTCCGGTTTTCCGGCAGCGATATTTCCATCATTACGGAGTTCGCGGAACACTTAGGTTTTACCAGCCAGTCTGCCATCCTTACCTCCTACCGTTTCAACGATGAAATTCTAAAAACGACCAGCAACTTTATTCAAAAAAATCCGGGGCAAATTAAAAAGACACTTGCAACAACCAGCAAGGCCACAAATCCTTCTTTTCTTTTTCACGGACTTGAATTAAGCGGGCGGCAGCTGCTCGAAAAACAAACTATTAAACACCAGTGTATCAGACATATTCTGGAAGGTATTTCAGCAATCCAAAGCGAAGCCGTTGTTTTCCTGATTGGCAGGTACAGGCATAACATTCCAACAAAATTACAGCAGTTAAAAGACGAATTCCCGAAACTCAACATAGCTTTTTTCACAGCGCACAGCGTAAAGGGATTAACCGCCGATTTCTCCATCCTGCTTGATGTTGATTCTGGTGTCTTTGGCTTTCCGTCGGAGATCGCCGATGACCCGATATTGAACGCTGTATTGCATGAGAGCGATAAATTTGAAAACGCAGAAGAACGGCGTCTTTTCTATGTAGCGACAACACGGGCCAGGCACCGGAATTATTTATTATATGACATGTTAAACCCAAGCAAGTTTGTTACAGAGTTAATTCAGCTAAATTCAAATACAGGCCTGATGAGCCAAACAAGATGTCCGGAATGCAATGGCATTCTTGTAAAACGAACCGGAGCGTATGGTGAGTTTTACGGTTGCGTTCATTATCCGCAATGCACAGGTAAAATCGCTGTAAATGCAGTGATTTAATTGCCTGCGAAATAACGCAACATTAATTTGCGATAAGGTCACCGTTAACCGCCGCGTTCACCATATCCTGTGGTAACGTTTTTTTATTTTTCAGCCCTAAGTCCTTTAACTTGCTGGTTTGCAACACCAGGTTATCTTTGCCCGTACTAAGCTGTTTGAACGCGTCATCGTATTTACCCTTCGCTCTGTCCAGGTGTTCGCCGACATCACTTAGATTTTCAACGAACCCGACAAATTTATCGTAAAGTTTAGCGCCCCTCTCGACTATATCAATGGCATTGCGATTCTGATACTCCCTTTTCCACAGATCTACGATGAGCTTTAAAGAAGTGATCAGGTTCGTAGGGCTTAATAAAAGAATCCGTTTATCATAGGCAAAGTTCCACAAATCAGGGTCGCTCTGTAATGCGGCGATATAAGCAGGTTCGCTCGGAACAAACAGCATGACAAAGTCCAGCGCCTTATCGTAATCGTCGTACCCTTTGGCACTAAGGGAAACGATGTGGCCTTTAATAGCGGCGACATGAGCGGCCAGTTCCTTTTTTTGTTCTTCCACATCGATGGAAGCGATCAGGCGGGTAAATGCATTCAGCGAAACTTTCGAATCGATAATCACGCTGCGGTTATCCGGGTATTTGATTACCGCGTCAGGACGCATTTTCTTGCCCTCCGAGTCCGACCGTAAAGGTTTGCCATCTTCGTCAAGCAATTCGTGCTCCATAAAGTATTCCCGGTCTTTTACCAGGCCGGACCTTTCCAAAATGCCCTCGAGGATCATTTCGCCCCAGTTGCCTTGTGTTTTCGCCTCACCTTTTAACGCTTTTGTTAGATTCTTAGCGTCTTCACTAATCATTTGGTTCAACAAAGACAACTCTTTAACTTTTTCTCCCAGGGAGAAGCGTTCTTTCGATTCCTTATCATACACCTCCTCCACCTTAGTTTTAAAGTCTTTCAGGTGCTCACCCAGCGGATCCAAAATATCCTTGAGATTGGTTTTGTTGAGCTCGGTAAATTTCTCCGTTTTGGTTTCCAGTATCTTGTTGGCAATGTTTTCAAATTCGGTATTGAACTTTTTGCCTAGTTCTTCCATTTCGACTTTCTGGGTTTCGAGCTTATCGTTCAGGGCTTTGTTGTCCGCATTCGCTGTGGCCAGCGCCTAGTTCCTGTCGTTCAAATGATCTCGTACATTTTTTAGCTCTGTTTTTAGTTGCGTAAGCGCATCCTTTTCAGATTGCAACAACTCCAATGTGCCCTTGTAATTAGCACTCGCGGTTGCCAGGTTTTGATGCGTTTTGTTAAGTTCAATCGTATTTATATTTAACTCCGCAGTTAATTTGATATTTCGTTCCCTTTCGGCTTGCAAGCTCTCTAAAGCAGCTTTATGATTGGCATCTATAGTTGCCAAACTTTGTTGCGATGTATTTAGCTCAAGGTTTTTAGTAGCAATATCCCGGCTCAGACTTGCGGCATTTTCTTTCTCCGTAACTAAAGTTGATTCCAAAGACTGATAACCAGCCGACAGGATGCCCAGCTGTTCTTTGGTCTCAGCAAGCATGGATTGCATCGTTTCCAACGCCTGACTAAGCTCGCTGTTTTCGGTTGCCAGCCCGTTCATGCTTTTTTCAGCATTTTGCAGGTTTGCCTCGCTGGTCGCCCGGTATGCGGCAAAAGCCTTATCCAGTTCAATATATTCCTCGCTGGAACCAGCGGATAATTTGGGTTTGCTGGCTTTCGCAATAAACCAGCCAAGCAGCGTGCCGACAACAAGGCCGGCAAGTACATAGACGAGCATATCCATGATACTTATTTTAAGTTTTATCGAATCTAAATGTACAGATACGTACCGGTTTAACCTTATTTATCTTTTTTCAAGCTACAGCCCGTCTACAAAGTCCTTATCATGAAGGATTACTTGGTCCCCGAACAAATCTTTTAATATTTTCAAACAGGGAACATCAGAATCCTGATCAAGAGTAACAACGTACTCATAAGCTTTCAACGGTTTATCTTTACCCGTTAATTGCACATCATGCGCAACTTCAAAGTTGCCGATGTGAACATATCTTCTTGCAAGCCCGTTTTTTTTTGCATTCGAAAGTTCAATATTTCTCCAGATAGATTCGTTCAGCGACCAGGCGCTGTTGGCATTTCCGTTAGGAATAGTCCGGGAATCGCTATCATGGATGACACAATGCTGAATATGAAAAGCCGTAAAGATCTCCTGGAAAAACGGGATATTATTTTTCGTGCCCGAATTCAGCACATACACTTCGTATTGGTTATAAAAACGGCCGATCAGGTCTCTGAATACGATCGCCTCAGTATCGCCCTCCACGATGATCACGTTTTTTGCATAGAACGATTCGCAGATGTGGGGATTGAACCGGTTGATCATCTGGATGCGGTCTTTTTTCTCCTCATCGCCACGAAAGACATCATCGTCAACCTGGTATGCTTCGGTGGACTCGTCAGCGTGCTTTACTATACGAACCAGTGAAGTATGTGGTTTGGAAATATCGATCATTAAGGGCGAATGTGTGGCGATCAATATTTGGAACGGACTATTTTCGGCGAGATCATACAGACTTTTCCGCAATCGGAACGCCGCTTCAGGGTGAAGAAAAAGTTCAGGCTCTTCAAACAGAATGATATAACTTTTACGGGTGCCTGAGCTTGTTTTCTTCAAAAACGAAATAAAATTATATAAAGCCTGCCTGATCACGCCATGCCCATACTGGGTGAACACTTCATCACGGTCGATTCCATCTTTACGGATATTTACCGAATGGTTCTTTTTGAACGCATCTTCGAGTTTGATATATTCATCGTTTTTTGGGTCGATTTTCAAAGTCAGGTCAGCAAAAACTTTTTTGAACTGCTCGTTGATCTCGTCGTTGTACTTCGAAACAATATCTGATCCCAGTACTTTTTTCTGCAAGTCTTTAACGCCGGTCACCAGTTTACTAAAATCATCAGGGTAATCCTCCCTTAATTTTTTTAAAACGTCATCCTGGATCAACTTATTAACTTTATCTTCAAGCGAGGATTCGCTTTCCATGGCGCTGATGCTGATCGCGGTAGGTGAATATTTGGTAAAGAGCGATTGCATGCCGCCAAACCCATTCATTATCCAGGAGTCGGTTTGAGGCGAAAAAGTGTACTTTTCAAAAGCCTCATCGTGCATTTTCCATACTTTCCTTATTCGCACCAGGTTATCGGCATCAACCCATTTGTTAACCCAGTCCGGTTCTTCCGATTTGCCTTTTCCCTTCAGTTCATCATCAGTTTCATCGGCTTGTTCCTTAAGAAATACCCCTTCGATAACAATTGGCTCATTTATATCGTAATTGAAAAAGTCGGAAAGTGCGGCCTTTTGAGAAGAGTTAACAAAAAATTCATACCCCCGCAGGAACGAAGATTTGCCGGCGTTGTTCTGGCCGATCAAAAAAATAATATTGGACTTCGAAAAATCGATTATATTTTTTTCGCCTTTTAAGCCCCTGAAATTTTTAATGATGAGTTTTTGAAGTTTCATGTAATAAAGTTATGCCCGTGAATGTTTCGAGCTTTTTTATCAATTCTTTGGTTTAGGCGGTACTTGTGGTTTCAAATCCGCAGATTCAGCTGCTTTGGCTGGTTTACTCTCTCCACAGGTCATTTGATCTACTCTTAATCGCTTTTTTTTAATTTCCTGACAGAAAAAAGCCGACGGATAAGTATACGCCGGCTTCCGTGAACAACACTTTAGATTAGCATGGATCTTTCCTCCAATGATCAGGAATATCCCTGTTTTGCAGGTGGCGTTCCCGCGCAACATGTACCGGATGGTAACCCTCTTTACACGCATAGTCCTTTGCCTCGCGTTGGGTATCAAATTTACCTCCAACGGACGCACCGTTAACAATGACTACATGGTGGTCGGTAGCCGCATTCTTGTCTGAAGAAATAGGCCTGTGTTCTACATAAGCTGCTGACATAAAATTGAATTTAAAATGTGAGCTCAAATATCACAGTTCACAAACCCTGTTTTTTCCGGTTTTCCGTAAAGAGAAAATAAAAAGCACTACTTCTCAAAGCCGCAAAGCGTTCTTCCCTCCTTCTCTGCATCAGCCAGTTTCATTTTCACGACCTGGTGCGTACAATGGCTCAATCCCCGGCAATCAGACCGCAAATGATATTTCTTTCCTTTGGCGCCGCTGCAAATGTAAACGGTAGTCGAAGAGGTCTGCACAGTGGAAAGTGACCAAACCACGAATAATAATAGCGTCTTCATAAATTATGATTAAAGATTTATGTCAAAAATAAAAGGCTCATGGCAGCCGCTTTTACGGGAAACCGTAACGATGGTCAAATCATACCCAATTCCTTACAAAAGCCGATCAGTTGCTGGTTCTTACTAAAATTCATCGCCGTTCGCATCAGTTTCAAACGCTTCTCCACACTGCTTAATCCAAAAGGAGGCATCCCGTTCAGTTCCAGCCAGTCTGCGATTTGCTGTTGGGAATACCCCTCGTTAAGCAAGCGGACAATTGCTTTATCCCGGTCCGTGAAGTCATGCTGGTTCCCCTTCGCGGCAAGTGCACGGTAATCGCGGGGATAGTAGCGGCGGTTTTCGGAAAGCTGTTCCAGCGCGTTTTTCAGCTCCCCCGCATCCCCCCGCGCCTTGCGCACAAAACCGTCTACGCCCAACTCCTCATACAGGCGGCGGATCATCGCGATTTTACTTTCCGTAGAAAACACCAGCACCTTGAGTTCCGGTTGTAATAGTTTTGCTTCCCGGATGAGTTCCATACCGTCCGGCAGCTGTTTTGCCGTGCCTTCCTCCTCAAAATACAGGTCCGTAATCAGCAAGTCAAACGGATGCTTTTCCGAAACCGCTTTCTTCAAAAGCGAAATGGCGTGGCTGGTATGATAAATATGCATCGGGCGC is drawn from Mucilaginibacter ginsenosidivorax and contains these coding sequences:
- a CDS encoding UvrD-helicase domain-containing protein, with the protein product MKKDKFHGIKPLTVILLCISIFGIWHLWKTWVRNKKAKDKLQTLLPEIAGALSDFDLLTNFENYFSNFREQQFLQIKSALAKSIPRFYNEVGLSTTETELITRFLTCYKNLAKERADYNDLFVKCESKKYAYLFDSLETYPLSTDQVEAIVRDEDNNLVIAGAGTGKTTTISAKVAYLLEKKLAKPQDLLIISFTKNAVNEMYDRCMKFCRDIPDADQLDIRTFNSFGYFVTRFCSSKEVLLAFDGKDDEAKSFLQERFSYLFKNDPDFQKKAVNFIAFFNRPERDEFSYESKDEYLKYEKSHKNVTLDGKQVNSKEEVQIGNFLCLFKIKYEYQKHYPLQLEDRNANFAAYRPDFYFPEYEIWHEHYGIDRDGNVPSWFAVKHPFKTGRETYHSGILWKEAIHEKYRTKLIKTYSYENKENTLLTNLKKRLEGLGVELKKRTNEELYELIQQSPDYGDFINLIHTFLGLLKSNGKQPGDIQIPKEDKRLKTFIDVFTPLFDEYERKLTHEHSVDFNDMINLATSHIAAGDYPRTYKYILVDEFQDMSLGRYELLKSLRKRHPEGKLYAVGDDWQSIFRFSGSDISIITEFAEHLGFTSQSAILTSYRFNDEILKTTSNFIQKNPGQIKKTLATTSKATNPSFLFHGLELSGRQLLEKQTIKHQCIRHILEGISAIQSEAVVFLIGRYRHNIPTKLQQLKDEFPKLNIAFFTAHSVKGLTADFSILLDVDSGVFGFPSEIADDPILNAVLHESDKFENAEERRLFYVATTRARHRNYLLYDMLNPSKFVTELIQLNSNTGLMSQTRCPECNGILVKRTGAYGEFYGCVHYPQCTGKIAVNAVI
- a CDS encoding DNA recombination protein RmuC, yielding MEELGKKFNTEFENIANKILETKTEKFTELNKTNLKDILDPLGEHLKDFKTKVEEVYDKESKERFSLGEKVKELSLLNQMISEDAKNLTKALKGEAKTQGNWGEMILEGILERSGLVKDREYFMEHELLDEDGKPLRSDSEGKKMRPDAVIKYPDNRSVIIDSKVSLNAFTRLIASIDVEEQKKELAAHVAAIKGHIVSLSAKGYDDYDKALDFVMLFVPSEPAYIAALQSDPDLWNFAYDKRILLLSPTNLITSLKLIVDLWKREYQNRNAIDIVERGAKLYDKFVGFVENLSDVGEHLDRAKGKYDDAFKQLSTGKDNLVLQTSKLKDLGLKNKKTLPQDMVNAAVNGDLIAN
- a CDS encoding ATP-dependent nuclease, which codes for MKLQKLIIKNFRGLKGEKNIIDFSKSNIIFLIGQNNAGKSSFLRGYEFFVNSSQKAALSDFFNYDINEPIVIEGVFLKEQADETDDELKGKGKSEEPDWVNKWVDADNLVRIRKVWKMHDEAFEKYTFSPQTDSWIMNGFGGMQSLFTKYSPTAISISAMESESSLEDKVNKLIQDDVLKKLREDYPDDFSKLVTGVKDLQKKVLGSDIVSKYNDEINEQFKKVFADLTLKIDPKNDEYIKLEDAFKKNHSVNIRKDGIDRDEVFTQYGHGVIRQALYNFISFLKKTSSGTRKSYIILFEEPELFLHPEAAFRLRKSLYDLAENSPFQILIATHSPLMIDISKPHTSLVRIVKHADESTEAYQVDDDVFRGDEEKKDRIQMINRFNPHICESFYAKNVIIVEGDTEAIVFRDLIGRFYNQYEVYVLNSGTKNNIPFFQEIFTAFHIQHCVIHDSDSRTIPNGNANSAWSLNESIWRNIELSNAKKNGLARRYVHIGNFEVAHDVQLTGKDKPLKAYEYVVTLDQDSDVPCLKILKDLFGDQVILHDKDFVDGL
- a CDS encoding response regulator, yielding MQFNHILIVEDQDMANLSLRITLEGLELPRPMHIYHTSHAISLLKKAVSEKHPFDLLITDLYFEEEGTAKQLPDGMELIREAKLLQPELKVLVFSTESKIAMIRRLYEELGVDGFVRKARGDAGELKNALEQLSENRRYYPRDYRALAAKGNQHDFTDRDKAIVRLLNEGYSQQQIADWLELNGMPPFGLSSVEKRLKLMRTAMNFSKNQQLIGFCKELGMI